From Acidobacteriota bacterium, the proteins below share one genomic window:
- a CDS encoding ECF-type sigma factor has product MESRQEVTTLLRAYGRGDREAFDRLMPLVYQDLRRIAHGHLRRGPLGQTLQTTGLVHEAYLKLIDPSGLEVKDRGHFLALAARAMRQVVIQIARRKGAAKRGGGERPLPLDEERLGALALDGGSARLLTLDAALERLAERDQRLARVVECRFFAGLSEQETAEALGVSLRTAQRIWMRARAWLKEELGDAA; this is encoded by the coding sequence ATGGAAAGTCGGCAGGAGGTCACCACTCTGCTGCGCGCCTACGGTCGCGGCGACCGCGAAGCCTTCGACCGGCTGATGCCGCTGGTCTACCAGGACCTGCGACGCATCGCCCATGGCCACCTACGCCGCGGTCCCCTCGGTCAGACCCTCCAGACCACCGGCCTGGTACACGAGGCCTACCTCAAGCTGATCGATCCGTCCGGCCTCGAGGTCAAGGACCGCGGTCACTTCCTGGCCCTGGCGGCACGCGCCATGCGCCAGGTGGTGATCCAGATCGCGCGCCGCAAAGGGGCCGCCAAGCGCGGCGGTGGCGAGCGACCTCTGCCCCTCGACGAGGAGCGCCTCGGCGCCCTCGCCCTCGACGGCGGCAGCGCTCGCCTGCTCACCCTGGACGCCGCCCTCGAGCGCCTCGCGGAGCGGGACCAACGCCTCGCCCGGGTGGTCGAGTGTCGCTTCTTCGCCGGCCTCTCGGAGCAGGAGACGGCGGAAGCCCTGGGGGTCTCTCTGCGCACCGCCCAGCGGATCTGGATGCGCGCCCGCGCCTGGCTGAAGGAAGAGCTGGGCGACGCGGCGTGA
- a CDS encoding DUF2277 domain-containing protein translates to MCRNIRPLFNFDPPVTDDELHAAALQFVRKISGFSKPSKINQEAFDEAVEEISGVAARLMSRLETRAPKRNREVEIAKARARAAKRFADRV, encoded by the coding sequence ATGTGTCGCAACATTCGCCCGCTGTTCAACTTCGATCCGCCGGTGACGGACGACGAGCTGCACGCCGCGGCGCTGCAGTTCGTGCGCAAGATCAGCGGCTTCAGCAAGCCCTCGAAGATCAACCAGGAAGCCTTCGATGAGGCCGTCGAGGAGATCTCCGGAGTCGCCGCGCGGCTGATGAGCCGGCTCGAAACGCGCGCCCCGAAGCGCAACCGCGAGGTCGAGATCGCCAAGGCCCGGGCGCGCGCCGCCAAGCGCTTCGCCGACCGCGTTTAG